In a single window of the Cucumis melo cultivar AY chromosome 11, USDA_Cmelo_AY_1.0, whole genome shotgun sequence genome:
- the LOC127143990 gene encoding uncharacterized protein LOC127143990, whose translation MKTFSSLSIVVVSVRPSLYSSSLSSHDFPRIFYFSASISQTCNLLASSNLSPSSTWVLLRVLCLPARLSTAIRHLKLMIRARSWWCTILLDGSVMMLLEYRYFIVKRWNFEKFGVICITRGSCNLKKQ comes from the exons ATGAAGACATTTTCATCTCTATCCATCGTCGTTGTCTCTGTTCGTCCGTCTCTCTATTCATCATCACTTTCATCACACGATTTCCCTAGAATATTCTATTTTTCAGCTTCAATCTCTCAGACTTGCAATCTTTTAGCTTCATCTAATCTCTCACCGTCGTCCACATGGGTTTTGCTTAGGGTTCTTTGTCTACCAGCTCGTCTCTCTACTGCTATTAGACACTTGAAGCTTATGATTCGAG CCAGGTCATGGTGGTGTACAATCCTCTTGGATGGATCCGTAATGATGTTGTTAGAATACCG GTACTTTATTGTTAAAAGGTGGAACTTTGAGAAATTTGGAGTTATCTGTATAACAAGGGGCAGTTGCAACTTAAAGAAGCAATGA